One segment of Pseudomonas sp. FP2196 DNA contains the following:
- a CDS encoding nucleotidyltransferase family protein, whose amino-acid sequence MSRSIGVIVLAAGEGSRFRQVAGADKDKLLADCTGRDGAVRSVIEQVLANLPTSLDKRVLVTTEARPQAMRMAQAYGCDVVSIESTGMGDSIAAGVAECPGADGWLIVLGDMPFILPSTIERVVAAIADDAVSVPVQDGEFGHPVGFGRSFGPGLLALSGDRGARPLFGRGRVVEVVVDDPGVLWDIDVPEALVFK is encoded by the coding sequence ATGAGTCGATCCATCGGTGTGATTGTGCTGGCGGCAGGCGAGGGTAGTCGCTTTCGCCAAGTGGCGGGCGCTGACAAGGACAAGTTGCTGGCCGATTGCACCGGGCGTGATGGTGCGGTGCGTTCGGTAATCGAGCAGGTGTTGGCGAACCTGCCGACCAGCCTCGACAAGCGCGTGCTGGTGACCACTGAGGCTCGACCGCAGGCTATGCGCATGGCGCAGGCTTATGGCTGTGATGTGGTTTCGATCGAGTCGACCGGGATGGGGGACAGCATTGCCGCTGGCGTCGCGGAGTGCCCGGGTGCCGATGGCTGGTTGATTGTGCTGGGAGACATGCCGTTCATCTTGCCGTCGACCATTGAAAGGGTGGTGGCGGCCATAGCCGATGATGCGGTCAGTGTGCCGGTGCAGGATGGCGAATTTGGGCATCCGGTGGGGTTTGGTCGCTCGTTCGGTCCGGGGTTGCTGGCGTTAAGCGGGGATCGCGGTGCCAGGCCGTTGTTCGGGCGGGGAAGGGTGGTGGAAGTGGTGGTGGATGATCCTGGGGTGTTGTGGGATATCGATGTGCCTGAGGCTTTGGTGTTCAAGTAA
- a CDS encoding XdhC family protein translates to MDSVDLNVLRSVLEWRRAGQRVVLFSVVQTWGTAPRSPGAMLALREDGVVIGSVSGGCVEDDLIARLHDGRIATDGPPVQLITYGVTREEAARFGLPCGGTLRLTEERVGDPSWVAELLARCEAHEIVARELDIETGEVVLTGASKSDSLVFDGKVLRAIYGPRWRLLLIGAGQLSRYVADIARLLDFEVLICDPRTEFVYGWEEHHGRFVPGMPDDAVLSIQTDERTAIVALTHDPRLDDMALLTALDSPAFYVGALGSRVNSQKRRENLAQLGLSDQAIARLHGPIGLHIGSHSPAEIALSLLAEIVAIKNGVELKQKKSLEGA, encoded by the coding sequence ATGGACAGCGTCGACCTCAACGTCCTGCGCAGCGTGCTCGAATGGCGCCGCGCCGGGCAGCGGGTGGTGCTGTTCAGCGTGGTGCAGACCTGGGGCACCGCGCCCCGGTCACCCGGCGCCATGTTGGCATTGCGTGAGGATGGCGTGGTGATCGGCTCGGTGTCGGGCGGGTGTGTCGAGGATGACTTGATCGCCCGCCTGCATGACGGGCGCATCGCTACCGACGGGCCACCGGTGCAATTGATCACCTACGGCGTTACCCGCGAAGAGGCGGCGCGGTTTGGCCTGCCTTGCGGCGGTACGCTGCGTCTGACCGAGGAGCGTGTCGGTGATCCATCATGGGTTGCCGAACTGCTCGCGCGTTGCGAAGCCCACGAAATTGTTGCCCGTGAGCTGGACATTGAAACCGGTGAAGTGGTTTTGACTGGTGCCAGCAAGTCAGATTCTTTGGTCTTCGACGGCAAGGTCCTGCGCGCCATTTATGGCCCGCGCTGGCGTCTGCTGTTGATCGGCGCCGGGCAGCTGTCGCGGTACGTGGCGGACATCGCGCGGCTGCTGGATTTCGAAGTGCTGATCTGCGATCCGCGCACCGAGTTCGTCTACGGCTGGGAAGAGCATCACGGTCGTTTTGTCCCGGGGATGCCGGATGACGCGGTCTTGAGCATCCAGACCGATGAGCGCACGGCGATCGTTGCGCTGACTCATGATCCGCGCCTGGATGACATGGCATTGCTGACCGCCCTCGACTCGCCGGCTTTTTATGTCGGCGCGCTGGGTTCACGGGTCAACAGTCAGAAGCGTCGGGAGAATCTGGCTCAGCTAGGCTTGTCGGACCAGGCCATCGCTCGGTTGCACGGGCCGATTGGTTTGCATATCGGCAGTCATTCGCCGGCGGAAATCGCTTTGTCCTTGTTGGCGGAAATTGTCGCGATCAAGAACGGCGTCGAACTTAAACAGAAGAAGTCACTGGAGGGCGCATGA
- a CDS encoding xanthine dehydrogenase family protein molybdopterin-binding subunit, which yields MSRLPNDFALSNLSRRGFLKGVGATGALVLAASWGWQDALAEDKPKKFGADGMPNGWIDDPKVYVSIAADGTVTVVCNRSEMGQGVRTSLTMVVADELEADWAKVKVHQAPGDEVRFGNQDTDGSRSMRHWYEPMRRCGAAARTMLEQAAADQWKVPVGECHAQLHKVTHKPSGRELGYGELAAAASALAVPARDSLRLKQSSEFRYIGKEGTKAIDGDDIVNGRAVYGADVHFDGMLYATIARPAVYGGKVKSLDDSAALKVPGVLKVVQIESRPLPSEFQPLGGVAVIASNTWAAIKGREALKIEWDDGPNASYDSIAYRKELEAASLKSGKVVRNTGDIDKALSGAASTLEASYYLPHLAQAPMEPMVAIARFKDGVCEAWAPSQAPQVTRERIAERLGLPFDNVTFNVTLLGGGFGRKSKPDFVVEAAILAKEFPGKAVRVQWTREDDIHNSYFHTVSAEYLKAGVGKDGMPSGWLHRTVAPSITALFAPGMNHEAAFELGMGFTNMAYAIPNVRLENPEAMVHTRVGWYRSVSNIPHGFAIQSFVDELAHKAGVDPLEYQVKLLGPDRQIDPRTLSEEWNYGESPERYPIDTGRMRAVLETAAKAAGWGRKLPKGRGLGLAVHYSFVTYVAAVIEVEVKDDGTLIVHKADIAVDCGPQINPERIRSQFEGACVMGLGNAVLGEISFKDGKVQQDNFHMYEVARMSLAPKEVAVHLVTPPGDVPLGGVGEPGVPPIAPALCNAIFAATGQRIRNLPVRYQLQGWQKAQA from the coding sequence ATGAGTCGCTTACCGAATGATTTCGCCCTGAGCAACCTCAGTCGCCGTGGTTTTCTCAAAGGCGTCGGTGCAACCGGCGCGCTGGTGCTGGCGGCAAGTTGGGGTTGGCAGGATGCGTTGGCCGAGGACAAACCGAAGAAATTCGGTGCCGATGGCATGCCTAACGGCTGGATCGATGATCCGAAGGTGTACGTCAGCATCGCGGCTGATGGCACGGTGACCGTGGTGTGCAACCGTTCCGAGATGGGCCAGGGTGTGCGCACCAGCCTGACCATGGTTGTCGCCGATGAGTTGGAAGCGGATTGGGCCAAGGTGAAAGTGCATCAGGCGCCGGGCGATGAAGTGCGCTTCGGCAACCAGGACACCGACGGTTCGCGCAGCATGCGTCACTGGTACGAGCCGATGCGTCGTTGCGGCGCTGCGGCTCGGACCATGCTGGAACAGGCTGCGGCCGACCAATGGAAAGTGCCGGTCGGCGAATGTCACGCGCAATTGCACAAAGTCACGCACAAACCGTCCGGCCGCGAGTTGGGCTATGGCGAACTCGCCGCTGCCGCCAGTGCGTTGGCAGTCCCGGCACGTGACAGCCTGCGCCTCAAGCAGTCGTCGGAGTTTCGCTACATCGGCAAGGAAGGCACCAAGGCCATTGACGGTGACGACATCGTCAATGGCCGCGCGGTGTACGGTGCCGATGTGCATTTCGACGGCATGCTGTATGCGACCATCGCCCGTCCGGCGGTGTACGGCGGCAAGGTCAAATCGCTGGATGACAGTGCTGCGCTGAAAGTCCCTGGTGTGCTTAAAGTCGTCCAGATCGAAAGTCGTCCGCTACCTTCGGAGTTCCAGCCGTTGGGCGGTGTGGCAGTCATCGCCAGTAACACCTGGGCGGCCATCAAGGGCCGCGAAGCGCTGAAAATCGAGTGGGACGACGGCCCTAACGCCAGTTACGACTCGATTGCCTATCGCAAAGAGCTGGAAGCCGCTTCGTTGAAATCCGGCAAAGTGGTGCGCAATACCGGTGATATCGACAAAGCCCTGAGCGGCGCCGCCAGCACCCTCGAAGCTTCTTATTATTTGCCGCATCTGGCGCAGGCCCCGATGGAGCCGATGGTTGCCATCGCCCGTTTCAAGGACGGTGTCTGCGAAGCCTGGGCACCGAGTCAGGCACCGCAGGTGACTCGCGAGCGAATCGCTGAGCGCCTCGGTCTGCCGTTCGATAACGTCACGTTCAATGTGACGCTGCTGGGCGGTGGTTTCGGTCGTAAGTCAAAACCGGACTTCGTCGTTGAAGCCGCGATTCTCGCCAAAGAATTCCCCGGCAAAGCTGTGCGGGTGCAATGGACGCGCGAGGACGATATCCACAACTCGTATTTCCACACCGTGTCCGCCGAATACCTGAAGGCCGGTGTCGGCAAGGACGGCATGCCCTCCGGTTGGTTGCACCGCACCGTAGCACCGAGCATCACTGCGTTGTTCGCTCCCGGTATGAACCATGAAGCGGCGTTCGAGCTGGGCATGGGGTTCACCAACATGGCTTATGCCATTCCCAATGTGCGCCTGGAAAACCCCGAAGCCATGGTGCATACGCGGGTTGGCTGGTATCGCTCTGTGTCGAACATTCCCCATGGGTTCGCGATCCAGAGCTTTGTCGATGAACTGGCGCACAAGGCCGGTGTTGATCCGCTCGAGTACCAGGTCAAGTTGCTTGGACCGGATCGGCAGATCGATCCGCGCACCTTGAGTGAAGAGTGGAACTATGGCGAATCCCCAGAGCGCTATCCGATCGACACCGGGCGCATGCGTGCCGTGTTGGAAACCGCGGCCAAGGCTGCCGGTTGGGGGCGCAAGTTACCCAAGGGGCGTGGCCTGGGGCTGGCGGTGCATTACAGCTTCGTCACCTATGTGGCGGCGGTAATCGAAGTCGAGGTCAAGGACGATGGCACGCTGATCGTGCACAAGGCTGACATCGCCGTCGATTGCGGGCCGCAGATCAACCCAGAGCGCATCCGTTCGCAGTTCGAGGGCGCCTGCGTCATGGGCCTCGGCAACGCGGTGCTGGGTGAAATCAGCTTCAAGGACGGCAAGGTGCAGCAGGACAACTTCCATATGTACGAGGTCGCGCGCATGTCGCTGGCGCCGAAGGAAGTCGCGGTGCATCTGGTAACACCACCGGGCGACGTACCGTTGGGTGGTGTCGGTGAACCGGGTGTGCCGCCGATTGCCCCGGCGCTGTGCAATGCGATTTTCGCTGCCACCGGCCAACGCATCCGCAACCTGCCAGTGCGTTATCAGTTGCAGGGCTGGCAGAAGGCGCAGGCGTAA
- a CDS encoding (2Fe-2S)-binding protein, which translates to MITLKLNGQDHSLDVTEDMPLLWAIRDVAGYNGTKFGCGMGLCGACTIHIDGLPARSCITPIGSVVGQNVTTIDNLHADPVGQVVQQAWLDSAVAQCGFCQGGQIMSATALLKTNPNPSDQQIEEAMVGNICRCGTYNRIKTAIRQASTHLKEAKA; encoded by the coding sequence ATGATTACCCTGAAACTCAACGGTCAAGACCATTCCCTCGATGTCACTGAAGACATGCCGCTGCTGTGGGCCATTCGTGACGTCGCCGGTTACAACGGCACCAAATTCGGTTGCGGCATGGGCCTGTGCGGCGCCTGCACCATTCATATCGATGGCTTGCCGGCGCGCAGTTGCATCACGCCGATCGGCTCCGTGGTCGGGCAGAACGTAACCACCATCGACAATTTGCACGCCGACCCCGTCGGGCAAGTCGTCCAGCAAGCCTGGCTCGACAGCGCCGTAGCCCAGTGTGGTTTCTGCCAGGGCGGGCAGATCATGTCTGCCACCGCATTGCTGAAAACCAACCCGAACCCGAGCGACCAGCAGATCGAAGAAGCGATGGTCGGCAACATCTGCCGCTGCGGCACCTACAACCGGATCAAAACCGCGATCCGCCAGGCTTCCACCCACCTGAAGGAGGCCAAGGCATGA
- the murB gene encoding UDP-N-acetylmuramate dehydrogenase, whose protein sequence is MSLLVQPQVSLKPFNSFGVEVRAQLFAEAHNDADVREALAYAESHDVPLLVIGGGSNLLLTADIPALVLRMATRGIRVISDDGNRVVIEAEAGEPWHPFVQHTLAQGFSGLENLSLIPGTVGAAPMQNIGAYGVEIKDVFAGLTALDRQTGELRDFSLEECNFAYRDSLFKQQPGRWLILRVRFKLDRAAHLHLEYGPVRQRLTEQGIEQPTPTDVSRAICSIRSEKLPDPAVLGNAGSFFKNPLVSAALVEQIKAQHPDLVAYAQPDGQMKLAAGWLIERAGWKGFREADAGVHKLQALVLVNYGAATGLQLLDLAQRIQKDISERFNVELEMEPNRY, encoded by the coding sequence ATGAGTTTGTTGGTACAACCGCAGGTTTCCCTGAAACCGTTCAACAGTTTTGGTGTGGAGGTTCGTGCACAGCTGTTTGCCGAAGCCCACAACGATGCTGATGTACGCGAAGCCCTGGCGTATGCCGAGTCCCACGATGTGCCATTGCTGGTGATCGGTGGTGGCAGCAACTTGCTGCTGACCGCTGATATCCCGGCGCTTGTGTTGCGCATGGCCACTCGCGGTATTCGCGTGATCAGCGATGACGGCAACCGCGTGGTGATCGAAGCCGAAGCCGGCGAGCCGTGGCATCCGTTCGTGCAACACACCTTGGCGCAGGGTTTTTCCGGGCTGGAAAACCTCAGTCTGATCCCCGGCACCGTAGGGGCTGCGCCGATGCAGAACATCGGTGCCTACGGTGTCGAGATCAAGGATGTGTTCGCCGGGCTCACGGCGCTGGATCGCCAGACTGGTGAACTGCGCGATTTCAGCCTGGAGGAATGCAACTTCGCCTACCGCGACAGCCTGTTCAAGCAGCAGCCGGGACGTTGGTTGATCCTGCGGGTACGCTTCAAGCTCGACCGCGCTGCGCATCTGCATCTGGAATACGGCCCGGTACGTCAGCGCCTGACCGAGCAGGGCATCGAGCAACCGACGCCCACCGACGTCAGCCGCGCAATTTGCAGTATCCGCAGCGAAAAACTGCCCGACCCGGCGGTGCTCGGCAATGCCGGCAGCTTCTTCAAGAACCCGCTGGTGTCGGCGGCGCTGGTTGAGCAGATCAAGGCTCAACACCCGGATCTGGTGGCCTATGCGCAGCCCGACGGGCAGATGAAACTGGCCGCCGGTTGGCTGATCGAGCGCGCCGGGTGGAAGGGGTTCCGTGAAGCCGATGCTGGCGTGCACAAGTTGCAGGCGCTGGTGCTGGTCAACTACGGCGCGGCAACCGGGCTGCAATTGCTCGATCTGGCGCAACGTATCCAGAAAGATATTTCCGAGCGTTTCAATGTCGAACTGGAAATGGAGCCCAACCGTTATTGA
- a CDS encoding low molecular weight protein-tyrosine-phosphatase, protein MRVLFVCLGNICRSPTAEGVLRQKLREAGLADQVEVASAGTGDWHVGNPPDKRSQAAAKVRGYDLSAQRAQQVSRADFASYDLILAMDNSNLRNLKALQPSTGKAELDLFLRRYAGLVDEVPDPYYDGDQGFEQVLDLIEAACDQLLIEVKGRL, encoded by the coding sequence ATGCGGGTTTTGTTTGTGTGCCTGGGCAACATCTGCCGGTCACCCACCGCGGAAGGCGTGTTGCGCCAAAAACTGCGTGAAGCGGGGCTGGCGGATCAGGTCGAAGTGGCCTCCGCCGGCACAGGTGACTGGCACGTCGGCAATCCGCCGGACAAACGCAGCCAGGCCGCAGCCAAAGTGCGCGGTTATGACCTGTCGGCGCAACGCGCGCAGCAGGTCAGCCGTGCCGACTTCGCCAGTTATGACCTGATCCTGGCCATGGACAACAGCAATCTGCGCAATCTCAAGGCGTTGCAACCGTCCACCGGCAAGGCCGAACTGGATCTGTTCCTGCGCCGTTATGCCGGGTTGGTCGATGAAGTACCTGATCCGTATTACGACGGCGATCAGGGGTTCGAGCAGGTGCTGGATCTGATCGAAGCAGCCTGTGACCAACTGTTGATCGAAGTGAAGGGGCGGTTATGA
- the kdsB gene encoding 3-deoxy-manno-octulosonate cytidylyltransferase — protein sequence MTTAFTVVIPSRFASTRLPGKPLLDIAGKPMIQHVWEQASKSSASRVVVATDDARIVEACKGFGAEVVLTREDHNSGTDRLAEVAAKLGLEADAIVVNVQGDEPLIPPSVIDQVAANLAAHTEARMATLAEPIEDVETLFNPNVVKVVSDVNGLALTFSRATLPWARDAFAKSREQLPEGVPYRRHIGIYAYRAGFLQDFVSWGPCWLENTESLEQLRALWHGVRIHVADALIAPPTGVDTVEDLERVRRLLEA from the coding sequence ATGACCACAGCCTTCACCGTTGTCATCCCGTCGCGTTTCGCCTCGACCCGCTTGCCGGGCAAGCCGCTGCTGGATATCGCCGGCAAGCCGATGATCCAGCACGTCTGGGAACAGGCGAGCAAAAGCAGCGCCTCCCGGGTGGTGGTGGCGACCGACGATGCGCGTATCGTCGAGGCCTGCAAGGGCTTTGGTGCCGAAGTGGTGCTGACCCGTGAAGATCACAATTCCGGCACCGACCGTCTGGCCGAAGTCGCGGCGAAACTGGGCCTTGAGGCCGACGCGATCGTGGTCAATGTGCAGGGCGACGAACCGCTGATCCCGCCGAGCGTGATCGATCAGGTCGCCGCCAACCTTGCCGCCCACACCGAGGCGCGCATGGCCACCTTGGCCGAGCCGATCGAAGACGTGGAAACTTTGTTCAACCCGAACGTGGTCAAAGTTGTCAGCGACGTTAACGGTCTGGCGCTGACTTTCAGCCGCGCAACCTTGCCGTGGGCCCGCGATGCATTCGCCAAGAGCCGTGAGCAATTGCCAGAAGGCGTGCCGTACCGTCGCCACATCGGCATTTATGCCTATCGCGCCGGTTTCCTGCAGGACTTCGTGAGCTGGGGCCCGTGCTGGCTGGAAAATACTGAATCCCTGGAGCAACTGCGCGCCCTGTGGCACGGCGTGCGGATTCATGTCGCCGATGCGCTGATCGCGCCGCCAACCGGTGTCGATACCGTCGAAGACCTCGAGCGCGTTCGTCGCCTGCTGGAGGCCTGA
- a CDS encoding Trm112 family protein — protein sequence MDTKLLDILACPICKGPLKLSADKTELISKGAGLAYPIRDGIPVMLETEARTLTTDERLDK from the coding sequence ATGGACACCAAACTGCTCGATATCCTCGCGTGCCCTATCTGCAAAGGCCCGCTCAAGCTCAGCGCCGACAAGACCGAGCTGATCAGTAAGGGCGCCGGTCTGGCCTATCCGATCCGCGACGGCATCCCGGTGATGCTCGAAACCGAAGCCCGCACCCTGACCACTGACGAGCGCCTGGATAAATGA
- the lpxK gene encoding tetraacyldisaccharide 4'-kinase produces MSLSDRLLAAWYQGHPALTLLRPLEMLYRRVVVGKRQRFLDGEGEIYQPPVPLIVVGNITVGGTGKTPMILWLIEHCRRRGLRVGVVSRGYGAKPPQLPWRVEVEQSADIAGDEPLLIVQRTGVPLMIDPDRSAAVRALLASEPLDLILSDDGMQHYRLARDLELVLIDAARGLGNKRCLPAGPLREPIERLQSVDGVLFNGATADREDGFAFRLQPTALVNLRSGERKPLDHFSAGQSVHAVAGIGNPQRFFNTLEALDWRPVPHAFADHAEYSVQALNFTPSLPLVMTEKDAVKCRAFAAADWWYLAVDAVPSPAFVAWFDIQLMRLLPDRLLP; encoded by the coding sequence ATGAGCCTGTCTGATCGTTTGCTCGCCGCGTGGTACCAGGGGCACCCGGCCCTGACGCTGCTGCGGCCGCTGGAAATGCTCTATCGCCGTGTCGTCGTCGGCAAGCGTCAGCGCTTTCTCGATGGCGAGGGAGAAATCTATCAGCCGCCAGTGCCGTTGATTGTGGTGGGCAATATCACTGTCGGCGGCACCGGCAAGACGCCAATGATCCTCTGGCTGATCGAACATTGCCGGCGCCGTGGTTTGCGCGTCGGCGTGGTCAGTCGTGGCTACGGCGCCAAACCGCCGCAACTGCCGTGGCGGGTCGAGGTGGAGCAAAGCGCTGACATTGCAGGCGACGAGCCATTGCTGATCGTCCAGCGCACCGGCGTGCCGCTGATGATTGATCCTGATCGCAGTGCTGCGGTCAGAGCCTTGCTCGCCAGCGAACCGCTGGATCTGATCCTGTCCGACGACGGTATGCAGCATTACCGTCTGGCCCGGGATCTGGAGCTGGTGTTGATCGACGCCGCCCGGGGACTGGGCAACAAGCGTTGTTTACCCGCAGGGCCGTTGCGCGAGCCGATCGAACGTTTGCAAAGCGTCGACGGCGTGCTGTTCAACGGCGCGACGGCTGATCGCGAGGACGGGTTCGCCTTCCGCCTGCAACCCACCGCGCTGGTCAATCTGCGCAGTGGCGAGCGTAAGCCGCTCGATCATTTTTCTGCCGGTCAAAGCGTGCATGCGGTCGCCGGGATTGGCAATCCGCAACGTTTCTTCAATACCCTCGAAGCGCTAGACTGGCGCCCAGTCCCCCATGCGTTTGCCGACCACGCCGAGTACAGCGTGCAGGCCTTGAATTTCACGCCGTCATTGCCGTTGGTGATGACCGAAAAGGACGCGGTGAAGTGCCGTGCCTTCGCTGCTGCCGATTGGTGGTACCTGGCGGTCGATGCGGTGCCGTCGCCGGCCTTTGTGGCCTGGTTCGACATCCAGCTGATGCGTCTGTTACCGGATCGGCTTTTGCCTTAA
- a CDS encoding biopolymer transporter ExbD translates to MKFRRKPRETVDINLASLIDVVFILLLFFVVTTTFTRETQLRVDLPEAVSGSPAEDQQVKQIDVAISAEGVFSVNNKILPKNDLATLMEAMQKESNGDTNMPLSISADGKTQHQSVITAMDAAGKLGFSHLRMTTVEAAPKS, encoded by the coding sequence GTGAAATTCCGTCGCAAGCCCCGGGAAACCGTGGACATCAACCTCGCATCGCTGATCGACGTGGTGTTCATCCTGCTGCTGTTTTTCGTCGTGACCACTACGTTTACCCGCGAGACCCAGTTGCGAGTCGATCTGCCCGAAGCGGTCAGTGGTTCGCCGGCCGAAGATCAGCAGGTCAAGCAGATCGACGTCGCCATCAGCGCCGAGGGTGTGTTTTCGGTGAACAACAAGATTCTGCCGAAAAACGATCTGGCGACGTTGATGGAAGCCATGCAGAAGGAATCCAACGGTGACACCAATATGCCGTTGTCGATCAGCGCTGATGGCAAGACTCAGCATCAATCGGTGATCACCGCCATGGACGCGGCCGGCAAGCTCGGTTTTAGCCATTTGCGCATGACCACGGTCGAGGCGGCGCCCAAATCCTGA